One Candidatus Poribacteria bacterium genomic window carries:
- a CDS encoding sigma-70 family RNA polymerase sigma factor has product MAKENTLIHRAQTGDEGAFADLMRSYHAYVYAIVIGIVKNSHDAEEVVQDTFLSAYRGLAQLEDSAKFKSWLAEIARNRARNWLRKQRGKTVSLDEVNAEILQTEDSPDERLARQEQRELIRRTMETLPQKDREKVQVTTS; this is encoded by the coding sequence ATGGCTAAGGAGAATACACTCATCCATCGCGCCCAAACCGGGGATGAAGGGGCGTTTGCTGACCTGATGCGGTCATACCACGCCTATGTTTATGCAATCGTAATCGGAATCGTGAAAAATTCCCATGACGCCGAAGAGGTTGTGCAAGATACCTTCCTCAGTGCCTATCGAGGCTTGGCACAGCTTGAGGATAGCGCGAAATTCAAAAGCTGGTTAGCAGAGATTGCGCGAAATCGTGCGCGAAACTGGCTCCGTAAACAGAGGGGCAAGACCGTATCCCTTGACGAAGTGAACGCGGAGATACTTCAAACGGAGGACTCACCTGATGAGCGATTGGCACGACAGGAACAGAGGGAACTGATTCGCCGGACCATGGAGACGCTCCCGCAAAAAGACAGGGAGAAGGTGCAAGTTACAACGAGTTGA